In Pedobacter sp. SL55, the following proteins share a genomic window:
- the murC gene encoding UDP-N-acetylmuramate--L-alanine ligase has translation MELSNIKRVYFVGIGGIGMSALARYFAKRGCVVCGYDKTRTALTGQLEQEGILISFLDEEETIPVAFREKFDDTLVVYTPAIPKNSQILNFFQSKGFDLKKRSQVLGIISEGMYCVAVAGTHGKTTTSSMIAHILTDTGFGCTAFLGGITTNYNSNVLYGKNNVVVVEADEYDRSFLTLHPDVAVITSMDADHLDIYGDESHLHESFNLFAGQLKENGRLFIKDGLPIAGITYSATGNSAINAKNIRVEDGCFVFDFEDGYTTIKDLKLAMPGKHNVENATAAIGSALSLGIHPNSVKKAIASFKGVKRRFETIVKTEQHIYIDDYAHHPEELRACFDAVRQLHPDKKLTVVFQPHLFTRTRDFADEFAKVLSTADEVILLEIYPARELPIEGVTSQMLLDKITNQHKQICAKESVVELIKIKNPELTLTVGAGDIDTLIEPLKNTLTHA, from the coding sequence ATGGAATTGTCAAACATTAAAAGAGTTTATTTTGTAGGCATAGGTGGCATAGGCATGAGTGCGCTTGCTCGCTATTTTGCAAAACGTGGCTGCGTAGTTTGTGGCTATGATAAAACTCGTACTGCTTTGACTGGTCAATTGGAGCAAGAAGGTATTCTGATTTCATTTTTGGATGAAGAAGAAACTATTCCTGTTGCTTTTAGAGAAAAATTTGATGATACGTTGGTGGTGTACACTCCAGCTATCCCTAAAAATTCGCAAATTCTTAATTTCTTCCAAAGCAAAGGTTTCGATTTAAAGAAACGTTCGCAGGTATTGGGCATCATTAGCGAGGGAATGTATTGTGTGGCGGTAGCTGGTACACACGGCAAAACTACTACTTCTTCTATGATTGCCCACATTTTAACCGATACAGGTTTTGGTTGTACGGCATTTTTGGGAGGTATCACTACAAATTACAACAGCAATGTGCTGTATGGTAAGAACAATGTGGTTGTGGTTGAGGCTGATGAATACGATCGTTCATTCTTGACCTTGCATCCAGATGTAGCGGTAATTACTTCTATGGATGCCGACCATTTAGATATTTACGGAGATGAGAGTCATTTGCACGAATCCTTTAATCTGTTTGCGGGCCAATTGAAAGAAAACGGCCGCTTATTTATTAAGGATGGATTGCCAATTGCAGGAATCACTTATAGTGCGACTGGAAATTCGGCCATCAATGCTAAAAACATAAGAGTAGAAGATGGATGCTTTGTTTTCGATTTCGAAGATGGTTATACGACCATCAAAGATTTGAAACTGGCAATGCCGGGCAAACACAACGTTGAGAATGCTACAGCGGCTATTGGCTCCGCTTTAAGTTTGGGCATTCATCCAAACAGTGTAAAAAAAGCAATTGCAAGTTTCAAGGGAGTAAAACGTAGGTTCGAAACCATTGTTAAAACCGAGCAACATATTTATATCGATGATTATGCGCATCACCCTGAAGAACTAAGAGCTTGTTTTGATGCCGTGAGGCAATTACATCCTGATAAGAAATTGACGGTTGTTTTTCAGCCGCATTTGTTTACGCGTACTCGCGATTTTGCAGATGAATTTGCCAAAGTGTTAAGCACAGCTGATGAAGTGATTTTGTTAGAGATCTATCCCGCTAGGGAGTTGCCGATTGAAGGGGTTACTTCTCAGATGTTGTTGGATAAAATCACAAATCAGCATAAACAAATTTGCGCTAAGGAAAGTGTAGTAGAATTGATAAAAATTAAAAATCCTGAACTAACTTTGACCGTTGGTGCAGGAGACATTGATACCCTAATTGAACCTTTAAAAAACACCTTAACCCATGCTTAA
- the ftsA gene encoding cell division protein FtsA — MGKEKTTIQSPIVVGLDIGTTKICVIVGRRTNHGKIEVLGIGKAESAGVTRGVVSNIQKTVQGINAAVEVASSQSNVEIRVVNVGIAGQHIKSLQHRGILTRRELNNEISKKDIDKLIDDMFKLVMPPGEEIIHVLPQEFTIDNEPGIKDPVGMAGVRLEANFHIISGQVTAVKNIMRCVTNAGLQTQELILEPLASSESVLSEEEKEAGVCLVDIGGGTTDVAIFHEGIIRHTAVIPFGGNSVTEDIREGCSVMRNQAELLKTRFGSALAEENKENEIICVPGLRGREPKEISVKNLAYIIQARMEEIVEHVYYEIKSSGYEKRLIGGVVITGGGALLKHLNQMVEYVTGLDCRVGYPNEHLSKYEEMPKNIYDDLKSPMYATSVGLLIKGIQKAEDLLEEMKQPGVFVEKPKEVKEKAKRSGLFDKLLGKATEFIKDDMNVSDEDYIKP, encoded by the coding sequence ATGGGCAAAGAAAAAACTACCATTCAATCTCCAATCGTAGTAGGACTAGATATTGGTACCACCAAGATCTGCGTAATCGTGGGACGCAGAACAAATCATGGTAAAATAGAAGTGCTAGGTATTGGAAAGGCCGAATCTGCAGGTGTTACCCGCGGTGTGGTTTCTAATATTCAAAAAACAGTGCAGGGCATTAATGCAGCGGTAGAAGTTGCTAGCTCACAATCAAACGTAGAGATACGTGTAGTAAATGTGGGCATTGCAGGTCAGCACATTAAAAGCTTGCAACATCGTGGAATTTTAACTCGTAGGGAGTTAAATAACGAAATCAGCAAAAAAGATATCGATAAATTAATTGACGATATGTTTAAGTTGGTAATGCCTCCAGGCGAAGAAATTATCCATGTATTGCCGCAAGAATTTACAATTGATAACGAACCGGGTATCAAAGATCCAGTAGGTATGGCAGGCGTGCGTTTAGAAGCTAACTTCCACATCATCTCTGGTCAGGTAACTGCGGTTAAAAACATCATGCGTTGCGTAACCAATGCAGGCTTGCAAACCCAAGAATTAATTCTAGAGCCATTGGCTTCTTCTGAATCGGTGTTGAGCGAGGAAGAAAAGGAAGCCGGCGTATGCTTAGTTGATATTGGTGGTGGTACAACCGATGTGGCTATTTTCCACGAAGGTATCATCCGTCACACAGCGGTTATTCCATTTGGTGGTAACAGTGTAACCGAAGACATTAGAGAAGGATGTTCGGTAATGCGTAACCAAGCAGAATTGCTAAAAACCCGATTTGGTTCTGCCCTAGCCGAAGAGAACAAAGAGAACGAAATTATCTGCGTTCCTGGATTGCGTGGTCGCGAGCCAAAAGAAATTTCTGTGAAGAACCTTGCCTACATCATCCAGGCCCGTATGGAAGAGATTGTAGAGCACGTTTACTACGAAATTAAATCATCGGGTTACGAAAAACGTTTAATTGGTGGTGTGGTAATTACTGGTGGTGGTGCTTTGTTGAAACACTTGAACCAAATGGTAGAGTACGTAACAGGTTTAGATTGCCGTGTGGGATATCCAAACGAGCACTTGTCTAAATACGAAGAAATGCCTAAAAATATCTACGACGATTTGAAGAGCCCAATGTATGCCACCTCTGTAGGTTTGTTAATTAAGGGTATTCAAAAAGCTGAGGATTTGTTAGAAGAAATGAAACAGCCTGGCGTGTTTGTAGAGAAACCAAAAGAAGTTAAAGAAAAAGCTAAAAGAAGCGGTTTGTTCGATAAATTATTAGGAAAAGCTACAGAATTTATCAAAGATGATATGAATGTGAGCGACGAAGATTACATCAAGCCGTAA
- a CDS encoding cell division protein FtsQ/DivIB yields the protein MLKRINWKAIFKGFAWITCLAGVVVLMGFIDNKKQSVKCAKIEILIPGADNFIEIEEIDAILKQNQGDLIGRNLEGINLHEIEKSIAANPYIGFVKVYADMNGTVFVEVKQRQPVLRILNAGGQDYYVDSDGLKMPISPNFTANVLVATGNILEGFNGRVDTLMTSTAKDLYRTAVFIKKDTLWDAQIEQLYINDKADIEMVPRVGNQRIILGNAKNIETKMSNLLAFYKQAMPKVGWNAYRSINLKYTNQIVCEKRDSLAIKKIEKPVLPDSVSMQRQAVDQQVQSAIQDEIRKATQAAADETNKTEKKEKTSAPAKTENTTDKNKASKNKEGVKETVKKEKEKETKTREQKTEMLSQKQTATKEKRN from the coding sequence ATGCTTAAAAGAATAAACTGGAAGGCGATTTTTAAAGGCTTTGCCTGGATAACCTGCTTGGCGGGCGTAGTGGTATTGATGGGCTTTATCGATAATAAAAAACAATCGGTAAAATGTGCAAAAATTGAAATATTAATTCCAGGAGCGGATAATTTTATCGAAATAGAAGAAATAGATGCCATCTTAAAACAAAATCAGGGCGATTTAATTGGTAGAAATTTAGAAGGAATTAATCTGCACGAAATCGAGAAAAGTATCGCAGCAAATCCTTACATCGGTTTTGTAAAGGTTTATGCAGATATGAATGGAACTGTGTTTGTAGAAGTGAAACAACGCCAACCAGTATTGAGAATTTTAAATGCAGGCGGACAAGATTACTATGTAGATAGCGATGGATTGAAAATGCCGATTTCACCAAACTTTACAGCAAATGTATTGGTAGCTACCGGTAACATTTTGGAAGGTTTTAATGGTAGGGTAGATACTTTAATGACTTCTACAGCGAAAGACTTATACAGAACTGCTGTATTTATAAAGAAAGATACCTTATGGGATGCACAAATAGAACAGTTATACATTAACGATAAAGCAGATATAGAAATGGTGCCAAGGGTGGGCAACCAACGTATTATTTTAGGTAATGCGAAAAATATAGAAACTAAAATGAGCAATTTGTTGGCTTTCTATAAACAGGCAATGCCAAAAGTTGGGTGGAATGCTTATCGTTCTATTAATTTGAAATACACTAATCAAATTGTTTGCGAGAAAAGAGATTCGTTAGCAATTAAAAAGATAGAAAAACCTGTGCTGCCCGATTCTGTGTCTATGCAGCGTCAGGCTGTTGACCAACAAGTTCAGTCTGCCATACAAGACGAAATTAGAAAGGCAACACAGGCGGCCGCCGATGAAACAAATAAGACAGAAAAAAAGGAGAAAACATCAGCGCCTGCTAAAACAGAGAATACAACAGATAAAAATAAAGCTTCTAAAAATAAAGAGGGTGTAAAGGAAACAGTAAAGAAAGAAAAAGAGAAAGAGACAAAAACAAGAGAACAAAAAACGGAAATGCTCTCGCAGAAGCAAACAGCTACTAAAGAAAAAAGAAATTAG